The nucleotide window ttcttctctTGTGAACTACCATAGACAGGAAGGATTTATCCTTCGGCTTCTGAAGAAGATTCCGATTCACCTTTTTCCTTCTCCATCATTTCTTGATGTATAATTGCTACTTGTGGAATGCATTGGGATTTGCCTGAAGGAGAAGGGTGAAGTAATATAGTAACAAAAAGTATTTCCCTTAGTAAAGAACCAAGgtttatcgaaccagtaggatgATTATCCAAACAACCTTTAGCAGTACCTacacacaaaagcaaatacttgcacacaacgcgggcaagagggttgtcaatctcCTTGTACTCATTAATTGCAAGGATCAAAATGATAGTAGGAGATATAtaaattgcaaagtaaaataaaagtaaataaattatAGCAAGGTATTTATGGTTTTAGTAATATGATttaaatagacccggggccatagttttcactagaggcatCTCTCTCATAAGCATAACgatacggtgggtgaaaaaaatattgttgggcaattgatagaatagTGCATAGTTATGATGCTATTTATGGCATGATCAGTACATAGGCATTACGTCCGTGACAAATAGACCGACATCcatctacatctactactattactccacccctCGATCGCTCTCCAGCATGCATCTTGAGGTATTAACTTCATAATAAACTGAGTAATGCTTCGAGcatgatgacataatgtagacaaaTTAAGATCAACTAATATGATCAAACCCCATTGCTTTACCCTTAGTAGCGAAAATACAAATATGTGCCTCGCTACCGCTTCTATCACgaggtgaggacaccgcaagattgaacctactACTATGCACCATTTCCACTGAAGATCTAATCATTAACTTGGCCAAAGATAACTCATAAATCGGAAAGCATTACATAGCTATAACAATCACACATAATAAAGTTCAGAATATAACTCAATTAGTttcaatgaataatctgatcataaacccacaattcatcagatcacaacaaacacaccgcacAAAAGTATTGCATCATATTGATCTCCGAAGAGAACATTGTATTAAAAATCATAATGAGAGATAGAGTGTGTCATCTAGCTAAtcactatggacccataggtcctgtggggaactactcacaaatcattgGAGGTgcaacaaggttgatgtagaggccctccgtgatcgattccccctccaccAGAGTATCGGCGGAGGCCTCCAGATGTGATTGCGAAAGaatagaggcttgcggcagcggaaatAATTGTTTCGGGTCTTGCTCTGGTGGTTTCTAGAATTTAGGGAATTTATGGAGTTGGAATTAGGTCAATTGTAGTTACGAGGGGCCCATAAGCTCAGGTGTCGCCCCCCTAGGGATGAGCCGTGTGAGCTTGTGTCCCTCTCGTACATCTTCTGGCCATCTCCTGAAGCTCCCGGGGTCTCTTCTCGTCCAGAAAAAATCACCGTAAACTTTCATCGTGTTTGGACTTTGTTTCGTATTGTTTTTCTGTGAAACAATAAAAAATAGTCAAAAATAGAACTGGCAtggggcactaggttaataggttaattcccaaaaattatacaaaattgcatataaagcatacaagattgataatataattgcatgaaacaatcaaaaattatagatacgctagAGATGTATCAATAAGCAATAGCTCCATGATTTCTGGTGACCAAAGATCTTCAAAATCAGGTCTTCTTTTAATCTCACCAACTATTGGGTCGAAGGattcatcaagggagcagcgtagTTTGTTGACCACATCTTTGTTAGTAATATCTTCAACTCCACACTGATGTAGTCTATCGAAAATATTGCTCGAGCGACCAGTGAGTTCCATGACAATTTCCTTTCAAAGACTTCAGAAGTGAGCGAACATGGCATGAAGCGTATCAGCGTGAGCATCCGTTCTTGCAACATATTCCTCATGAATGTTTTTATGGCATCCCATATTTGTTTGGCTGTTTCTAGCTACTGAATCGAATGAAAATGTTTCTGGAGATGTTGTCACATATGATATCCTTCGCTTGTGCATCCAATCGAATGTTAGCTTCATCCTTAGGTGTAGGTGCTTCTGGATGCGGAATGACATAAACATTCTCCACAATCTGCCACAGTTCTTCATTGATAGCTTGCATTTTGATCTTCATTCTACCTTGACAATAGAGATAGTCATTTCCATCAAAGATGGGAAATCAACCAGAGTGCGTGAATCTACCTGCATGCAACATACTCAAAACTCCAGGGCGGTTAGACCTTTAATAAATAGAGGCAGGGAGGCCTTcctctgataccaattgttagGAGCAAGAGTATATCGACCAGAGGAGGGTGAATGGGAGATTCAAAATTTATTTTGAAACTTTGAACCGAACCCCAAAACAGCAAAAAAAATAACTAGGTACATCAAGCACTAAAGATAAATGCACTGAAAAGATCTGAAAGATACGGTGCTATGATGGCTAGGCAAATCTTTCGAGGAAAGACAAAATGATCGAACGGGAATAGTTGCTCACTACTTTAACTATAATGATGgtaacatggtatgatgacagactGAAAAACATGGGAGAGCGAACAATACACGTACATATGAACTAAGATACATATGAACGAGTGGAAATACAAGAGAGACAAGAGGCAACACAGAACGCATGCAAACTATTGTGAGATGTTGCTCAGAATATAGCTAAGTTGAATGACCATGTAAAACAACAAAATAAAGAGACCATGTAAAACCACAGAATAAAGAGACGGACATACAAGCAAACAACCTCGAGAACAACAAACTGAAACATACTGAACAACATGAAGAACACAAATGAAGAAAAAATACAACTCATATTAGATCAGAGATATCTATCGCGACTAAGCACCTAATGTAAACCACAAAAAGGAATGTGGTAGTATAGCATGCACAAGTGGTGCTCGATGGCGATagatgatttggtagaccagttcgcCCTTCTACAAAAGGACTACATCTAGTTGGAGGGACTGGTGATTGAACACAAGAGAAAACCTATCTCCGTCCTATTCTCCTTCACCTCAAAGCTGACCAAACTCGGGTTGATTTCACTCGTGGTAGATACTTGTCAGCGATCTCCAAACCTTTGACAGACTTCTTCATGAACCATAATTACTCTTGATTGCTGAAGACTTTGTTTGGTGAAGACAATTACTCTTTGACACTCAAGTCGACACCTATCCGTCTAGAGAGAATGCAACTATCAAGAGTAATAGTTACAAGAACTCTAACTCAGATCTACCGTGATGCTCAACCACTGTCTAAGTTTTGGCTCTTGATTTTCTCTCGGTGGATCTTAAACTCAAATCTCTCGAGAGGGGATGGTCAATCAATCTTCTCGGAATCTTAAGTGGAGCAACCAACAGACAACGTTGGtgcggggtggctatttatagttTCACCCTTCCTTGATGGGAAATGACAAAATTGGACACGCAGATCAGCCAATTGGTCGAATGACATGTTGCCGGCGGTAGGATTTTGAGCATAACGGTAACATTTCTTGCGGAGCAATAAATGCTAACTCCTCGGTCCGAAGGATATATCATGTAGCACCAAAGAACATCGTCTTCTACTTACAAGTAATCATTCGGAGAACAAATAGATTTCTCTCAATCTTTCATAGGTTTCGGCTAAGTATCATAGCGGACCTAAGCTTCGAGAACCtatacccctcttaatagtacggtggtccTATGACTCAAATAAGAGATAGAAGAACAACAAAAGAATGCTACGTCTTCATTTCGCCTTCAATCTTCTCGATTGCAGTCATTCTTCCTCGGACAAACTGAACAAATATTGCTTTGCGTTAGCAATAATCTTAAGGGGTCAATTCCTTCGCTAGAATCTTCTTGCTCTCATTACTTCTGGAAATGTAGCTCTTCCTTCTCTGCCACACAGACAATCTTCGGTGAAGTTCTTCAAACTTTAACACTGGACATAGTATTCTCCTCGGACTTGCATGGACTATTTCTCTCTATGTGCGCTAGTAAAAAAAACCAGTCCATGCTTGTTTCTGTCAACAATCTCCAAAACACAAGGAGGCAAATTATTGCACCAACAATTAGTTACTCATGCTTGCCTTACATTTGACACAAAATCGTAGAAGTGATAAACCTTACCTTTCTTTGTTCTAAAAGAAGAAAATATAAACCTCATATGTCCTTTGGTAAACCATAGAGCCTTTGCTTTCCTAGCAACTGTGACAGCCGTTTGTTGTGCTTCGTTTGAAAGTATCTATTTTTACACTTTTCTTGCTTGCATAATTAATTTTTATCTATTTTATTTTTGTTGATACAAATGTGACCATTCCACGTAGAGGAAATATCAAGGAGATTACAAACAAAATGGAAACATGTCTAGTTGGTGTGTGATTGGGGATGAAGATAGCGCATGACAACCCAAGTAAAGCAAAGCAAAAAACTATTGTGTCATGATTTCCATTTTCATCTGTCCATGATGTGCATGATTGCTCACATATGTATGACATGAGAACACCGATAAGGATGAAATAACGTGTCACGAGCTTCTTTCCACGTCAATATCCGATGGTTCATGGCTAATGACACAAACATGACAATCTCTTAAAAGGTAAACCGTCACGTGAGAGCATAAACGGTGTGAAAACATTGTTAATTACGCATGCTTGCCTTACATTTAACACAAAATCGTACAAGTGATAAACCTTACATTTTTTGTTTTTAGTAAAATATAAACCTCATATGTCCTTGATTGAACCATAGAGCCTTTACTTTCCTAGCAACCACAAGAACCATTGTTGTGGTGCATTTGGAAGTATCTATTTTACATTTTTCTTACTTGCATAGTTAGTAAAAATATGTATCTATCTATTTTGGGTTGGTACAAATGTGACCATTCCATAGAGGAGAAATATCAAGGAGATCAAGGACAAAATTAAAATGTCAAATTGGTGTTCGATGGGAGACGAAGATAGTGCATGACAACCCAAATAAGCAAAGAAAGAACCATTGCCTCACGATTTTAATTTTCATTTCTAGATATGTCTGTGTTCACTTCAATGATGTGCACGACTGCTGACATACGTATGGCGTGGGGATACCGATAAGGATGAAATATCATGGCACGAGATTCTTTCCATGTCGATATCCGATGACGTGCATGGCTAATGATACAAACACGACAAACCATAAAAGGTAATTCGTCATGTAAAGACACAAGCATCATCGCACTGCATCAACAGAGAAAGGGCATGCGTATATTTCATGcgatcaaaccgcacatccacactCCACGCCATCCCACGATAAACACTAGCTCCTTCGAAAGAATATCTGAAAATGCACCAAACCCATAAAAAAGAAAATAAGATAAAATCAGGTGCTAACTCTTAGTCATTTGAAATTTGCATGTATGTTGGTCTCCTAAATATAACCTCACATGTCTTTTGATATACCATAGAGCATTTGCTTTTCTAGCAACCGCCAAAACCGTTTGTTGTAGTGCGATTTGGTAGTATCTATTTTTACATTTTCCTCGCTTGCATAGTTTAAAAAATATTTATCTATTTTTATTTGGGGTTGATGCAAGTGTGATCATCCCACATAGAGGAAGTATCAAGGAGATCACGGACAAAAAAAATCATGTCTAAATTGGCGTGCGACGGGGGACGAAGATAGCGCATGACAACCCAAGTAAAGCAAAGCAAAAAACCATTGCGTCACGATTTCCATTTTGATCATTAGATTTGTCTGTGTTCACTTCAGTAATATGCATAACTGCTCACACTCATATGATGCGAGGACACCGGTGAGGTTGAAATATCATGGTGCGGGCTTCTTTTCATGTCGATATCCGATGACGTGCACGACTAATAACACAAACATGACAAACCATAAAAGGTAAACCTGCATGTAAAGATACAAGCATCATCGCAGCACATCGACGAAGTAAGGGCACGCATGTATTTCATGcaatcaaaccgcacatccacactCCACGCCATCCCACGATAAATACTAGCTCCTTCGAAAGAATATCTGAAAACATACCGAACCCctcaaaaaataaaacaaaatcaAATTAGGTGCTAACTCTTAGTCATTTGAAATTTGCATGTACGTTGATCTCCTAAATATGAACCTTACATGTCCTTGGGTAAACCATAGAGCCTTTGCTTTCCTGGCAACCGCCAAAACCGTTTGTTGTAGTGATTTTTACATTTTCCCCGCTTGCATAGTTTTTAAGAATATTTATCTATTTTTATTCTAGGTTGATACAAATGTGACCATCCCACATAGAGGAAATATCAAGGAGATCGCAGACAAAATAAAATCATCTCTAAATTAACGTCGGATGGAGGACGAAGATAGCGCATGACAACCAAGTAAAGCAAAGCAAAAGACCATTTCGTCATGATTTCTATTTTTATCTTTAGATCTGTTTGCGTTCAATATAACGATGTGCATAACTGCTCACACTCATATGATGTCAGGACATCAATAAGGATGAAATATCGTGGCACGGGCTTCTTTCCACGTCAATATACGATGACGTGCACGGCTAATGACACAAACACGACAAACCCTAAAAGATAAACCGCCACGTAAAGACACAAGCATCATCGCACTGCATCGATGGAGCAAGGACATGCGTGTATTTCATGCGATCAAACCGCACGTCCACACTCCACGCCATCCCACGAGAAACACTATCTCCTTCGAAAGAATAACAGAAAACATACCAAATCcatacaaaataaaataaaatcaggTCCTAACTCTTTAGCCATTTGAAATTTGCATGTCCCTTCGCCCCCTAAATTTGACAGTCAGGGGAGTGATATTCTTTTCTTGAGAATAAATGTTACCGTGATCTTACCGTAGAGATACTACTAGATAGTTTAGGTATCCATCCACGTGTGCTTAGAAAGTGATTGAGATCGACTCTTTGCATCTCAGGGACAACTTTTGTCGACGatagaaaaaggaaaaaagaaagagTAGAAATCTAATCGCAACACCCTCCAAATCTACTCATCTCCACTGCCCCTATATAAACTGAAAAGGAAAGGAAAGAAAGGCAAAGGGGCCTATTTAAGAAGACCTGAAATGGGCAAATCGCATCTCGTCCCCCCGCATTAATCTAACCGGATCACAAATCAAACCAACCCACACCTCTCTCTGCCTGCCCAtttcctcctctccccctcttccTCCCCTCGCCGTGGGCTCCACCCGTCAGCCTACCGCGTAGTAGAGACTAGAGAGAGAGCGACAAGGGAGGGAGGGGGGCTAGCAGctacagagagagagagaaggaaagggCGCCGGAGGAAGGAGATGGGAGAGGAGAGGAAGGCAGGGGAGCAGGCGGCAGCGCGCGCGGCGGAGCAGGCGCGGGAGCTGCaggacgccgccgccgcgctgCTCTCGCGGACgtgggcggaggaggaggcgctgcgccgccgcgccgccgcgctcAGGGAGGACCTCGCCCGCCTGCGCAAGGCCGCCGCCAACGCACAAACCGAAAAGGTAACCAACCTTGCTGCTCCCAGGCTGCCGCGCGgctccccctcctccttctccaagtgcgcgtgcgtgcgtgcgttGCGTGCGCGTGGGCGTGTCGGCGGGTCGCCGAGGAGATCGCCGCGCGGGTGTTTGCTGCGCCTAGGACTCCCAGCGCGGCTAGCTCGGCTCCGCGCCGCTGCGCTGCGCTGCTTCCCCGCGCCGGATCACTCGCTGAGGAAGATCTACGTGCGTGCGTGGAACTGCAGTTTGGTGCGCTGTGGAAATCTCAACTTCCCGCACTGCCAAGACGTACCCGTGGACAGGGACCCTGGACCCTGTCTCTGAATCACCGCGCCATTATATGCGTTTGACGCTGCTGGTTCATTGATCGTCACAATGTGCATGCAGCATACTTTTCTTCTGCTGATGTGACTGTGGCCTCTTTGTGTGCTTGTGGCAGGTCCACGAGGACTTGGATCGAGCGTCATGCCTCATAAGTGATGGTGACATTGCGACGATTCTCCCTAACAAGGCGCATGGTGATTGCTGCTCTTCTTCAGCTTGAGCTTGTTATTCATTTTTGTCATATTCATATATACCTCTCTCTTTTCTGAGGTTCTGTTCTTCTAATATTTTTCTGTCTTGGGGGTTTACAGGCACTTTTTTGAAGCTGTTATTGGGACCAGTGAATCTCCGCGCAAGGAAGGAGGTACAGCTCAAGGTGAAGGAGGAATACAATAGCTACAGGGTATGTGTAAAATTGTGTTATCATTGCTGAAAATCTAGGCCGCTATTCTTATTTTGAAATGAGGGCTTAGCATGATGCTGGCTGCAAGTGTGTTTGAGCCACCAATACATAAACAGCTTTGAAATTTAGTTTTCCATTTGATCCGAGTACTCTTTTAGGGGGAATACTATCCTTTAAACCTTCTACAAAGTGAAAGATGTACCTGCTGAGCAATGTCTGAGTTGTTTTGCAGATATAGATGTTAGATTTGTGGAGAACCGTGTACTGATATAGATAATAATCATTAGCTGGTAATACTTTACACTTGTTAATCTTTATTCCTCTTTTTTTTTCAGGATAGGACTGCCATAGTGTTTCTTGGTTTTCCGATGATTCTGTTGTTTCTTCGGTCATGGCTATGGAATGGATGCTTTCCAGCATTGCCAGTTCAGCTATATCAGGTATGCTCTGATGCTCGTTCAGGTAATCTGGTAACAATATGAACTGATGCTATGTTCTGAAAGATAAACTGACAGGTCAACTTATCTTATGTTTAACAGGCCTGGCTGTTACTCCTCTATACAACTTTAGCTTTGCGAGAGAACATATTGCGAGTTAATGGAAGTGATATCCGTCCTTGGTAAGGAACAATCACTAACTACTGTGGATCCATTGTTTTTTCTTAATGGTGATTCATTGCATTTTAGTATTGACCACTATTTTCATCTCTCATTTGATGCTTTGCCTTACCTGACTAAAAGATAACAACAATTCTATTCTTCAATACCTGTTTATCCACCTCTGACATGTTGCTTGCTGGCCTTACTTGTTATGATTTTGTCTGTTCTTTTTAAAGTCATTAACTCATTATCCATATAAGGACCAGTAATGTTAGTTCTTTTTGGTGCATTTGGCACTTAACAAAAGTTCATTTTATTCTTAAGGTGGGTATGCCATCACTATTGTGCCATGCTGATGGCTCTGGTGAGCCTCACATGGGGGATTAAGGGACAACCTGATTGTGCCCGCAAACAGGTATGCTTATAGATCTTTCTCTTCTGTTCCAAACACGGAAGCATGTGCTTAGCCTGTGCTCTTTTTGCAGAGAGGTGTCGAGTTATTTCTGTGCTGGGCTGTGATGCAAGGTTTTGCCATGATGTTGCAGAACAGATATCAACGTCAAAGACTATATACTCGAATTGCTTTGGGGAAGGTAATACATTTTGATAGAGAAGGGCAAAAAACTGGTTCTTTCTGTATTCACTCTGGTAGCTCTAGCCTATTATTTTCCTTATCAGTACCTCCTTTTGTGAATAACTTCACGATTTTTATGAACTTTATTCAACTGAAATTATCTTTGCACCATCTATCTTGTCGCATGGCATGTTTAGGCACCATATGACTCTTCTACTACATCCATTTACCGGTGCAATCATCTGCTGAAACTTTAGTCGAAGTAGTTTTCTTTAACTTGAATATTTCTTTCCGGCAGGCTAAAAGGATGGACGTCGTGTGGGGCGAGACTGCTGGTGTTGAAGGCCAACTATTGCTGTTGTGTCCCATCCTCTTTCTCTTGCAGGTATGCTGTTATCTTTAAGCCTTTGACCAACAATTACTCTGTTAGTATATACTTTATTTGGCATAAAATTGATGTCATTAGATTCGTACTCAAAAGTACTTGTGTGAGTTGTGGTTATGGTTTTGTATCACATAAATCTCTTCTCTCCTACTTAAAAAACACATAAGGTTTTGTCGTCCGCTCGTCCTTCGTCCAACCTTACATACGTTCCCCCTCCTCTTCCTATTTTGATTTATCCCCTCCCATCTCATGGTTTTTCCATCATTATTTCCTAAAAATTGCCTCAACTGCCCCACTTCTTATTGGCTTGCCAAATAAAAATCTGTTTTCTTGGGTAAGCTAATAAATACTTACCAAATAAGTGCTTATCAAATTAAATCCTATTTTTTCATACAATCACATTAATATGGACAGGTAGATCATAGGCTAACCTACTAGCATGTTTATGCTCCCATTATAACGCATGGGCAATTATCTAGTTACATACTAATAGTATAAGTGTTGGTCAAATGCTCGTCTTACGAAACAAAATACACCCAAGGGGTGGGAGAAGAAAGGGAAGTAGTGAGTAATGCAATCTGGAATGTagggagtattaaatatgcaaaTATCAACCCAAGCTCATGAAGGACAGATTAGTTTTGTCTTCATAGTTCACATTTGATCTTGGCATGATGTGCTAAATTTTCCTGTTTTACCTGTTTGAATAATAGTATCAGGTCATTTATCTAGATCCTGTTTTACCTGTTTGAACAATAGTATCAGGTCATTTATCTAGATTGGGTTTTCTGTGCGATCAAGTGAGCATTCTTGCCTCATAACATCGAGTTATAATATTTCTCTCACAAATGTACAACGCCCGAGGCAATTATCTTGACTTCCCTTCTATTTATAGGTCTTTGAGGGTTATGTTGGATTTTTACTTCTTCGGACAGCTCATAAAGGGATCATTCCTGAGTGGCAGGTAAGGAACTTCTAGCCATTGATGCAACCAGGATTTATCATATTGGACCCATTTTATAACCTATGCATGCTGTCACAGGTTGTGGTGTGTGGGATCCTGCTTATTGCAATGGCAATTGGCAACTTTGCAAACACAGTGGACACATTGATGGTTAAGTCCAGATTCAAAGCAAAGATGAAGAAGTCCAAGAGCAAACGAGATCTTGCTGCATGCACGTCACCGACTCGCTCATCGCTGACAAATTCGGCAGCTGGAGCTTGAAATGGAGACGTTCTCATCATATGAACATTGCCCATATTCAATCAGGGGCTGTCAAAATTGTAAAGTATTAGTTTTTTTGGCCACCAGCTCCTTGTGCTGACAGTCTCTGTCAAAGCTCATACCCATGTAATCATCAAACGACTCGGTTGCTGATGGTGTCAGGTTGAGGGTAACTAAGAATAAACTGTTCATGtttgtttatttatttttattatgGACATCGAGTGGGCTAGATGAACTTAGGACTGTAAGGGGTAGTTAATTTTTTTTCCTGGTATAGGATAGTTATTTGCGAGACTTAGATTGTCAAAATCAAACATGCAAATTTGTATACAAACTGTGACCCTGCCAATTTCTTTCTCCCTGAGACCGTGAGGTTTTTTCTTGTTGATAAGCTCTGGTACCGGTCTC belongs to Triticum urartu cultivar G1812 chromosome 7, Tu2.1, whole genome shotgun sequence and includes:
- the LOC125520142 gene encoding transmembrane protein 120 homolog, with translation MGEERKAGEQAAARAAEQARELQDAAAALLSRTWAEEEALRRRAAALREDLARLRKAAANAQTEKVHEDLDRASCLISDGDIATILPNKAHGTFLKLLLGPVNLRARKEVQLKVKEEYNSYRDRTAIVFLGFPMILLFLRSWLWNGCFPALPVQLYQAWLLLLYTTLALRENILRVNGSDIRPWWVCHHYCAMLMALVSLTWGIKGQPDCARKQRGVELFLCWAVMQGFAMMLQNRYQRQRLYTRIALGKAKRMDVVWGETAGVEGQLLLLCPILFLLQVFEGYVGFLLLRTAHKGIIPEWQVVVCGILLIAMAIGNFANTVDTLMVKSRFKAKMKKSKSKRDLAACTSPTRSSLTNSAAGA